In Flavobacterium sp. WV_118_3, one DNA window encodes the following:
- a CDS encoding transposase, with protein MNCPQKVRHYLGAFFMERKVKYNYEFKLHCVEEVLNKNRSKGSVAQEQEISKTNLGRWINFYLKYGKEGLLSRKNQNYSSDFKLKVIRTIDQKCLSLSQACLFFNIPNDGIILAWQRQFKNHGAPGLVQKPKGKPISMTYKRAKKKSDKPLTREEELLLENESLRAQVAYLKKLQALIQAEEAEQNKRHKP; from the coding sequence ATGAACTGCCCCCAAAAAGTTAGACACTATTTGGGGGCATTTTTTATGGAAAGAAAAGTCAAGTACAATTATGAATTTAAACTTCATTGTGTAGAAGAAGTATTAAATAAAAACCGCTCAAAGGGCTCAGTTGCTCAGGAGCAAGAAATTAGTAAAACTAATCTTGGAAGATGGATAAACTTCTATCTTAAGTATGGAAAAGAAGGTCTGTTATCCCGTAAGAATCAGAATTACAGTTCCGATTTTAAGCTAAAAGTTATACGTACCATTGATCAGAAGTGTTTATCTTTGAGTCAGGCCTGTTTATTTTTCAACATTCCCAATGATGGGATAATCTTGGCCTGGCAGCGTCAATTTAAAAACCATGGCGCACCAGGTTTAGTACAAAAACCAAAAGGAAAACCCATATCGATGACTTACAAAAGAGCTAAAAAGAAATCCGATAAACCTTTGACCAGAGAAGAAGAGCTTTTACTGGAAAATGAATCTTTACGTGCTCAAGTAGCCTATTTAAAAAAGTTACAAGCCTTAATTCAAGCAGAAGAAGCCGAGCAAAACAAAAGGCACAAACCATAG
- a CDS encoding IS3 family transposase has product MFTCSSSLFKKVTSLNSSRRSRAKQKAQTIEELRHNHDLSLLLDHANMARISYYYHQKRNAVIDKYTELKELIKSIYHSHKGRLGYRRITLEIRNKGFVINHKTVLKLMKVLGLKSLIRVKKYKSYKGEHGKIAPNILQRNFKAEQPNQKWATDITEFNVKGKKLYLSPVIDLFNGEIISYELSERPNFEQVTNMLKKSFRKIADNTGLILHSDQGWQYQMKQYQRLLKDKGVTQSMSRKGNCLDNAVIENFFGIIKSELFYLQKFKSTEHLKQELKKYISYYNNNRIKLNLNGMSPVKYRAHYCQI; this is encoded by the coding sequence ATCTTTACGTGCTCAAGTAGCCTATTTAAAAAAGTTACAAGCCTTAATTCAAGCAGAAGAAGCCGAGCAAAACAAAAGGCACAAACCATAGAGGAATTAAGGCATAACCATGATCTATCTCTTTTATTGGATCATGCAAATATGGCACGGATTAGTTATTATTATCATCAAAAGAGAAACGCTGTTATTGACAAATATACAGAGCTTAAAGAGTTGATTAAATCGATCTATCATTCTCATAAAGGTCGTCTGGGCTATCGCCGTATCACTCTTGAGATAAGGAATAAAGGTTTTGTAATTAATCACAAGACTGTATTGAAACTAATGAAAGTTTTAGGGCTTAAGAGTTTAATAAGAGTTAAGAAATATAAATCGTATAAAGGAGAACATGGCAAGATAGCACCTAATATATTACAACGGAATTTTAAAGCAGAACAACCCAATCAAAAATGGGCAACTGATATAACCGAATTCAATGTAAAGGGAAAGAAGCTATACTTGTCTCCTGTCATTGATCTATTTAATGGAGAAATAATAAGCTATGAATTATCAGAAAGGCCAAATTTTGAACAGGTCACTAATATGCTTAAAAAGTCATTTAGGAAAATAGCAGATAATACTGGGCTTATATTGCACTCTGATCAAGGATGGCAATACCAAATGAAACAATATCAAAGATTATTGAAGGACAAGGGAGTTACTCAAAGTATGTCAAGAAAAGGGAATTGCTTAGACAATGCTGTTATAGAAAACTTTTTTGGTATTATTAAATCAGAGTTGTTTTATCTTCAAAAGTTTAAATCAACAGAACATTTAAAACAAGAGCTTAAAAAGTACATAAGCTATTACAATAACAATAGAATTAAACTTAATTTAAATGGAATGAGCCCGGTGAAATACCGAGCTCATTATTGTCAAATTTAA
- a CDS encoding phosphoribosylaminoimidazolesuccinocarboxamide synthase, translating into MNTITTTNFNFPGQKSVYRGKVREVYNINDELLVMVATDRLSAFDVVMPKGIPYKGQILNQIATKFMQLTADIVPNWLIATPDPNVAVGHLCDPFKVEMVIRGYLSGHAAREYALGKRMLCGVALAEGLKENDKFPEPIITPSTKADNGEHDEDISREDILAKGIVSEEDYLVLEKYTRALFQRGTEIAASKGLILVDTKYEFGKTKDGKIVLIDEIHTPDSSRYFYADGYQERQDKNEAQKQLSKEFVRQWLIANGFQGKDGQQIPEMTDEYIATVSDRYIELYENILGESFVKADISNIDARIEKNVLAFLSSK; encoded by the coding sequence GCGGTAAAGTACGGGAAGTGTATAATATCAATGACGAACTTTTGGTAATGGTTGCTACCGACCGGCTATCGGCTTTTGATGTCGTAATGCCAAAAGGAATCCCTTATAAAGGTCAGATTCTTAACCAAATTGCAACCAAATTCATGCAGTTAACGGCCGATATCGTACCCAATTGGTTAATCGCGACGCCCGATCCGAATGTTGCCGTAGGACACTTATGTGATCCGTTTAAAGTAGAAATGGTCATCAGAGGTTATCTATCCGGACATGCGGCACGCGAATATGCTTTAGGAAAGCGTATGCTTTGCGGTGTAGCACTAGCGGAAGGTTTAAAAGAAAACGACAAATTCCCGGAACCGATTATCACACCATCGACTAAAGCAGACAATGGGGAACATGACGAAGACATTTCACGTGAAGATATCCTGGCGAAAGGAATTGTTTCGGAAGAAGATTATCTTGTTTTAGAAAAATATACCCGGGCGTTATTCCAAAGAGGCACTGAAATCGCAGCCAGTAAAGGCTTGATTTTGGTGGATACCAAATATGAATTCGGAAAAACAAAAGACGGAAAAATCGTTTTAATCGACGAGATCCACACACCGGATTCGTCCCGTTATTTTTATGCCGATGGTTATCAGGAGCGTCAGGATAAGAACGAAGCGCAAAAACAATTGTCGAAAGAATTTGTACGCCAATGGTTAATTGCCAACGGTTTCCAGGGGAAAGACGGACAACAGATTCCGGAAATGACCGACGAATATATTGCAACCGTTTCCGATCGTTATATTGAGTTATACGAAAACATTTTAGGCGAATCGTTTGTAAAAGCCGATATTTCGAATATTGATGCACGTATCGAAAAAAATGTGTTAGCGTTTTTAAGCAGCAAATAA
- a CDS encoding XRE family transcriptional regulator has translation MSHFDTSDKKIHQGRNIKRFREMLGIKQEALACDLGEDWNQKKVSLMEQRETIETDILAQVATIFKIPVEAIENLDDDMAIHIITNTFNIEKNDGCVGGNGNGGNLNSSPFTVNPIDEIRQLHQEKIALYERMLKEKDEMIARLDQLIQENSAPKNRG, from the coding sequence ATGTCACATTTCGATACATCCGATAAAAAAATACATCAGGGAAGGAATATCAAACGTTTTCGGGAAATGTTAGGAATCAAACAGGAAGCTTTGGCTTGTGATCTTGGCGAAGACTGGAATCAGAAAAAAGTATCGTTGATGGAACAACGGGAAACGATCGAAACCGATATACTGGCTCAGGTAGCTACGATATTTAAAATACCTGTGGAGGCTATTGAAAATCTTGACGACGATATGGCAATACATATTATTACCAATACATTTAATATTGAAAAAAACGATGGATGTGTAGGAGGTAACGGTAATGGAGGAAACTTAAATTCAAGTCCGTTTACAGTAAATCCGATAGATGAGATCAGGCAATTGCATCAGGAAAAGATTGCTTTGTACGAGCGGATGTTAAAAGAGAAAGACGAAATGATCGCCCGATTGGATCAGTTAATTCAGGAAAATAGTGCTCCTAAAAATAGGGGATAA